The following are encoded together in the Adhaeribacter arboris genome:
- a CDS encoding toxic anion resistance protein, which yields MEETDISIAENKELIQQKALAISKAIDPTKPESLNNFGVDTQRKLGNYSNELLTKVKVKDSGDAGEAINELLAQINMIKVDESEKPGFFSKLPFVKKIADKSKRIASQYNTISENVDDVVLKLEKTRQSVLKDSTSLEVMFKQAVEYIYEVRAVIAAGTMKIAEIENEIIPKLQAEVENSNQDEIAVQRLSDMIGFKERLEKKVHDFRLSHTIATQSMPQIRMIQTTNDVLAQKIQNSIVTVIPVWRQQVAIALGLEKQRKALEIQKKVTDTTNEMLLKNAQLLKTNVVTAAQENERGIVDVETLKKVNRDMVETLDAVIKISEEGARKRTEAVKELAAVQEELNRKIVGTFGKSKQIEIE from the coding sequence ATGGAAGAAACCGATATCTCCATTGCCGAAAATAAAGAGTTAATCCAGCAAAAAGCGCTGGCTATCTCGAAAGCCATTGATCCTACTAAGCCCGAAAGCCTGAACAACTTTGGGGTTGATACCCAACGTAAACTCGGAAATTATTCGAACGAGCTGCTTACCAAAGTAAAGGTAAAAGATTCGGGCGATGCCGGCGAAGCAATAAACGAATTGCTAGCCCAAATTAACATGATTAAGGTAGACGAATCGGAAAAGCCGGGTTTCTTTTCGAAGTTGCCTTTCGTGAAAAAAATTGCCGATAAGTCTAAAAGAATTGCCAGCCAGTATAACACCATTTCCGAAAACGTAGACGACGTGGTTTTGAAATTGGAAAAAACGCGGCAAAGTGTTTTAAAGGATTCTACCAGCCTGGAAGTAATGTTTAAACAAGCGGTAGAGTACATTTACGAGGTACGGGCGGTAATTGCGGCCGGCACCATGAAAATTGCGGAAATCGAAAACGAAATTATTCCGAAGCTGCAAGCCGAAGTAGAAAACAGCAACCAGGATGAAATTGCCGTGCAGCGCCTCAGCGATATGATTGGCTTTAAAGAACGCTTGGAAAAGAAAGTACACGATTTCCGGCTGTCGCACACCATTGCTACCCAATCCATGCCGCAGATCCGGATGATTCAGACCACCAACGATGTGCTGGCCCAGAAAATCCAGAATTCGATTGTAACGGTAATTCCGGTTTGGCGGCAACAAGTAGCCATTGCTTTAGGGTTGGAAAAACAGCGAAAAGCCCTGGAAATTCAGAAAAAAGTAACGGATACTACCAACGAAATGCTGCTCAAAAATGCCCAACTCTTAAAAACCAACGTGGTTACGGCCGCCCAGGAAAATGAGCGCGGCATCGTAGACGTGGAAACCCTGAAAAAAGTAAACCGCGATATGGTAGAAACTTTGGACGCGGTGATTAAAATATCCGAAGAAGGCGCCCGGAAGCGGACCGAGGCCGTGAAAGAATTAGCCGCCGTGCAGGAAGAACTCAACCGTAAAATTGTGGGTACTTTTGGAAAATCGAAACAAATTGAAATTGAATAA
- a CDS encoding MFS transporter produces the protein MENLSGNTRKTRIRYAMLALVFINVMINYLDRSNLSVAAATLSKDLNLSTVEMGLIFSAFGWTYAILQIPGGLLADKIGPRVLYALCLITWSVATLCQGFARGFVSLFGLRLATGAFEAPSYPINNRIVTSWFPNHERASAIALYVSGQFIGLAFFTPVLVTIQYYFGWKGLFVTTGLVGLLWGVIWYFLYRDPLEHPRVNQEELNYIQKGGGLIEGKKVAAGQPSIWKWENLKQVIANRNLWGVYIGQFAMNAMLWFFLTWFPTYLVQYRGLNFIKTGYLASIPFLAACAGLLLSGFVSDYLIRQGKSIGMARKTPIIIGLIVSASIVGANYSTGTAAIIFFMALAFFGAGMALISWVFVSILSPKHLIGLTGGVFNFMGNLASIVVPIVIGFLVKGGDFKPALIFIGTLGLIGACSYLFLVGKIEQVTAPTEPKEQELLSTSK, from the coding sequence ATGGAAAACCTAAGTGGCAATACCCGAAAAACCCGAATTCGTTATGCCATGCTGGCGTTGGTGTTTATCAACGTTATGATTAATTATTTAGATCGCAGCAACCTTTCGGTTGCCGCGGCTACTTTGAGCAAAGATTTGAATTTATCCACCGTGGAGATGGGTTTGATTTTTTCTGCTTTTGGTTGGACCTACGCTATTTTGCAAATTCCGGGAGGGCTGCTAGCCGATAAAATTGGCCCGCGGGTGTTATATGCTTTGTGTTTAATTACGTGGTCGGTAGCAACTTTATGCCAGGGTTTTGCCCGTGGGTTTGTGAGTTTATTTGGTTTGCGTTTGGCTACCGGCGCGTTCGAAGCGCCTTCTTACCCGATTAATAACCGGATTGTTACCAGCTGGTTTCCCAACCACGAGCGAGCTTCGGCCATTGCCCTTTACGTTTCCGGGCAATTTATCGGCTTAGCATTTTTCACCCCGGTATTAGTAACGATTCAGTATTATTTTGGCTGGAAAGGTTTATTTGTAACAACCGGTCTGGTGGGCTTGTTGTGGGGAGTAATCTGGTATTTCTTGTATCGCGATCCCCTGGAACATCCGCGCGTAAACCAGGAAGAACTAAATTATATTCAAAAAGGCGGCGGATTGATCGAAGGGAAAAAAGTTGCGGCTGGTCAGCCTTCCATCTGGAAGTGGGAAAACTTAAAACAAGTAATTGCCAACCGTAATTTGTGGGGAGTTTACATCGGGCAGTTCGCCATGAACGCCATGTTGTGGTTTTTTCTTACCTGGTTTCCTACTTACCTGGTTCAATACCGGGGTTTAAACTTTATTAAAACGGGCTACCTGGCTTCTATTCCTTTTCTGGCCGCTTGTGCTGGTTTGCTTTTATCGGGCTTTGTTTCCGATTACTTAATCCGGCAAGGTAAATCTATTGGAATGGCCCGCAAAACGCCTATTATTATTGGCTTAATAGTTTCGGCCAGCATTGTTGGCGCCAATTATAGTACCGGTACGGCCGCCATTATATTCTTTATGGCGCTCGCTTTCTTTGGCGCTGGTATGGCTTTAATTTCCTGGGTTTTTGTTTCTATTTTATCACCCAAGCATTTAATTGGTTTAACCGGCGGTGTTTTTAATTTTATGGGTAATCTGGCCTCTATTGTCGTTCCTATTGTCATAGGTTTTCTGGTAAAAGGCGGTGATTTTAAACCCGCTTTAATTTTTATCGGTACTTTAGGGTTAATTGGAGCCTGTTCTTATTTATTTTTAGTGGGCAAAATAGAGCAGGTAACCGCACCAACCGAGCCTAAAGAACAGGAATTACTTTCGACCTCAAAATAG
- a CDS encoding SDR family NAD(P)-dependent oxidoreductase has product MRNELLPGIKQFDLSGKAAIITGGSKGLGLAMAAGLASAGAKVMLVNRNAEEGAKAAEELSQDFGVPAISFSADITNQEQTEAMASVAMDTFGRIDILINSAGINIRGAIDEVTPADFNKVMEVNVNGTWLCCRAVTPYMKKNNRGSIINLASTLGLVGLSNRTPYASSKGAVVQMTRALALELAPFNINVNAICPGPFLTEMNIPIADTEEGKKFVVGATALGRWGEMREIQGAAIFLASEAGSYMVGSMLTVDGGWTAR; this is encoded by the coding sequence ATGCGTAACGAACTACTTCCCGGAATTAAACAATTTGATTTAAGCGGTAAAGCTGCCATTATAACCGGTGGTTCTAAGGGTTTAGGTTTAGCTATGGCAGCCGGTTTGGCTTCGGCGGGGGCTAAGGTAATGCTGGTAAACCGGAATGCGGAAGAAGGCGCCAAAGCTGCCGAAGAGTTGAGCCAGGATTTTGGCGTACCGGCTATTTCCTTTAGCGCCGATATTACTAACCAGGAACAAACTGAAGCCATGGCATCTGTCGCGATGGACACCTTTGGCCGGATAGATATTTTAATTAATAGTGCCGGTATAAATATTCGGGGTGCTATTGACGAAGTAACTCCTGCGGATTTTAACAAAGTAATGGAGGTAAATGTAAACGGTACCTGGTTGTGCTGCCGAGCCGTTACTCCCTACATGAAAAAAAATAACCGCGGTAGTATTATTAACCTGGCTAGTACCTTGGGTTTAGTGGGTTTATCGAACCGGACACCTTATGCTTCGAGCAAGGGAGCCGTCGTACAAATGACCCGGGCCTTAGCCTTAGAACTAGCCCCTTTTAATATCAACGTAAATGCCATTTGTCCGGGACCTTTTCTCACCGAAATGAACATTCCCATTGCCGATACCGAAGAAGGTAAAAAGTTTGTGGTAGGGGCTACCGCCCTGGGTCGTTGGGGCGAAATGCGCGAAATTCAGGGGGCTGCCATTTTTCTGGCGAGTGAAGCCGGTAGTTATATGGTAGGCTCCATGCTTACCGTAGATGGTGGCTGGACGGCCCGTTAA
- a CDS encoding PIN domain-containing protein, whose protein sequence is MRIVVDTNIVFSAILNSSGNLGKILIHSKKHYQLYSCHYLKEEIFEHKNKLLKLTKSTENELLELIDLTIRNIQFLNEAVISEKTILKAYELVRDVDENDTILLL, encoded by the coding sequence ATGAGAATTGTTGTTGACACCAACATTGTCTTTAGTGCTATTCTTAACTCTTCCGGAAACCTTGGTAAAATCCTCATTCATTCTAAAAAACATTACCAGCTATACTCTTGTCATTACCTCAAGGAAGAAATCTTTGAACATAAGAACAAGCTGTTAAAGCTGACAAAATCAACAGAAAATGAATTATTAGAACTCATTGACTTAACTATCCGCAATATCCAGTTCTTGAACGAAGCCGTTATTTCAGAAAAGACTATTTTAAAAGCTTATGAGCTTGTTAGAGACGTAGATGAAAATGATACTATTTTGTTGCTTTAA